One genomic segment of Bradyrhizobium prioriisuperbiae includes these proteins:
- a CDS encoding homospermidine synthase, translated as MTSSVHARITGPIVMVGFGSIGKGTLPMIERHLDYDKSRITVIDPKDEGRKAHCEKHNVRFIQKGVTKDNYRELLTPLLTEGGGQGFCVNLSVDTGSTDIMELCNELGALYIDTVNEPWLGFYFDSSKGPEARSNYALREVTLAAKKARPAGSTTAVSCCGANPGMVSFFVKQALINVAADLKLNAPKPKTRAEWADLMRQAGIKGIHIAERDTQRSKTPKEPDVFVNTWSVEGFLSEGVQPSELGWGTHEKWMPENARTHEAGCGAAIYLMQPGANTRVRSWCPTRGPQYGFLVTHNESISISDYFTVRDASGAAIYRPTCHYAYHPADDAVLSLHELFGRAARMQAKHHILDENEIVDGIDELGVLLFGHDNNAYWYGSQLSIEETRKLAPYQNATGLQVTSAVLGGMVWALENPNEGIVEADEMDYDRLLEIQMPYLGPVKGYYTDWTPLEGRPGLFAEDIDTSDPWQFRNILVR; from the coding sequence ATGACCTCATCCGTGCATGCGCGCATCACAGGCCCCATCGTCATGGTCGGCTTCGGCTCCATCGGCAAAGGCACGCTGCCGATGATCGAGCGGCATCTCGACTATGACAAGTCGCGCATTACCGTGATCGATCCCAAGGACGAGGGCCGCAAGGCGCATTGCGAGAAGCACAATGTACGCTTCATCCAGAAGGGCGTGACCAAAGACAATTACCGCGAATTGCTGACCCCGCTGCTCACCGAAGGCGGCGGCCAGGGCTTTTGCGTCAATCTCTCGGTCGATACCGGCTCGACCGACATCATGGAGCTCTGCAACGAACTTGGCGCGCTCTATATCGACACCGTCAACGAGCCCTGGCTCGGCTTCTACTTCGATTCGTCGAAGGGGCCGGAAGCACGCTCCAACTATGCGCTTCGCGAAGTGACGCTGGCCGCCAAGAAGGCACGCCCCGCCGGCTCGACGACGGCTGTCTCCTGCTGTGGCGCCAACCCCGGCATGGTCTCCTTTTTCGTCAAGCAGGCGCTCATCAACGTCGCCGCCGATCTGAAACTCAATGCGCCGAAGCCGAAGACCAGGGCCGAATGGGCCGACCTGATGCGACAGGCCGGCATCAAGGGCATCCACATCGCCGAGCGCGACACCCAACGCTCGAAGACGCCGAAAGAGCCGGACGTCTTCGTCAACACCTGGTCGGTGGAAGGCTTCCTGTCGGAAGGCGTTCAGCCGTCCGAACTCGGTTGGGGCACGCATGAAAAATGGATGCCGGAGAATGCGCGTACCCACGAAGCCGGTTGCGGCGCCGCCATCTATCTGATGCAGCCCGGCGCCAACACGCGCGTGCGTTCCTGGTGCCCGACCCGCGGCCCGCAATACGGCTTCCTCGTCACCCACAACGAGTCGATCTCGATCTCCGACTACTTCACCGTGCGCGACGCATCGGGCGCGGCGATCTACCGGCCGACCTGCCATTATGCCTATCATCCGGCCGATGATGCGGTGCTGTCGCTGCATGAACTGTTCGGCCGCGCAGCGCGGATGCAGGCCAAGCACCACATCCTCGACGAGAACGAAATCGTCGACGGCATCGACGAACTCGGCGTGCTGCTATTCGGCCATGACAACAATGCCTACTGGTACGGCTCGCAGCTCTCCATCGAAGAAACCCGCAAACTCGCGCCCTATCAGAACGCGACCGGCCTGCAAGTGACCTCTGCCGTGCTCGGCGGCATGGTGTGGGCGCTGGAAAACCCGAACGAAGGCATCGTCGAAGCCGACGAGATGGATTACGACCGCCTGCTTGAAATCCAGATGCCGTATCTCGGCCCGGTGAAGGGTTATTACACCGACTGGACCCCGCTGGAGGGCCGTCCCGGCCTGTTCGCCGAGGACATCGACACCAGCGACCCCTGGCAGTTCAGGAATATCCTGGTTCGGTAA
- a CDS encoding acetoacetate decarboxylase, which translates to MKIEDVKRTAYSMPLTNPSFPPGPYRFFNREYFIITYRTDPEALAAVVPEPLQVVEPLVKYEFIRMPDSTGFGDYTETGQAIPVRFNGEEGVYTHAMYLDDDAPIAGGRELWGFPKKLASPKIVTESDVLVGTLHYGSVLCASGTMGYKHRPADPAAVMHALQTPNYILKIIPHVDGTPRICELVRFHLQDVVLKEAWTGPAALGLFPHALADVARLPVREVVSALHFKVDLTLGLGEVAYDYLAEK; encoded by the coding sequence ATGAAGATCGAGGACGTGAAACGAACTGCCTATTCGATGCCGCTGACCAATCCATCGTTTCCGCCCGGCCCCTACCGCTTCTTCAATCGCGAATATTTCATCATCACCTACCGCACCGATCCCGAAGCGCTGGCTGCCGTGGTGCCGGAGCCGTTGCAGGTGGTCGAGCCACTGGTGAAGTACGAGTTCATCCGCATGCCGGACTCCACCGGCTTTGGCGACTACACCGAGACCGGGCAGGCGATCCCCGTGCGTTTCAACGGCGAGGAGGGCGTCTACACCCACGCGATGTATCTCGACGATGACGCGCCCATCGCTGGCGGCCGCGAATTGTGGGGTTTTCCGAAAAAGCTGGCATCGCCGAAAATCGTCACCGAGAGTGACGTGCTCGTGGGCACATTGCACTATGGCTCAGTGCTCTGTGCCAGCGGCACCATGGGCTACAAGCACCGCCCGGCCGATCCGGCGGCGGTGATGCATGCGCTGCAGACGCCGAACTACATTCTGAAAATCATCCCGCATGTCGACGGCACGCCGCGGATCTGCGAACTGGTGCGCTTCCATCTGCAGGATGTGGTGCTGAAGGAAGCCTGGACCGGCCCCGCCGCGCTCGGCCTGTTCCCCCACGCGCTTGCGGACGTGGCGCGGCTGCCGGTGCGCGAGGTGGTCTCGGCGTTGCACTTCAAGGTCGACCTCACGCTGGGATTGGGCGAGGTCGCGTACGATTATCTGGCTGAGAAGTAG